One region of Acidobacteriota bacterium genomic DNA includes:
- a CDS encoding DUF3179 domain-containing protein translates to MMADSREIGKLKMQPERTSSPVGFRMTVLLLATALWLLPVAAATPVAAQPRATEGDHPDIRLFFLALDQDRDKAAEALDQIAEQWRDGYAGMLWDLIRFYPPPRDPAPAFSTDPTDPTNQTRELEPPPVESPGTRVWRDLMGFLEDQTGQRFRGSLVRAHQWIWAQPYDPHPDYPFFKGVWYREIDPAFADFFPPGTETLIRLDEIDWGGVPVNGIPPLEYSEYVGANDDAADYLDDDDIVFGIAAGGEMRAYPKRILAWHEMALDQVGGIELTIVYCTLCGTVIPYESVVDGRHIKFGTSGLLYRSNKLMFDHGTKSLWNTFEGVPVVGALVGSGLRLTHRAVVTTTWGEWRRMHPGTTVLTLATGHERDYGEGVAYRDYFSTDALMFPVPDLDDHPDGELDNKDEVLTLLLEDAAGQRQPLAISTEFLEDNRLHPEQHAGRRLLVVTTGEGANRVFDPGDSNFVRLEGDLVVVDADGGRWQVTEDALVHADNPSRRLPRVAAQRAFWFGWRAQFPETRLVRD, encoded by the coding sequence ATGATGGCTGACAGCCGCGAGATAGGGAAGTTGAAGATGCAACCGGAGCGTACATCATCGCCCGTCGGATTCCGTATGACGGTACTGCTGTTGGCGACGGCCCTCTGGCTGCTGCCGGTGGCGGCCGCCACGCCGGTGGCCGCACAGCCGCGCGCCACAGAAGGGGATCACCCCGACATTCGTCTTTTCTTTCTGGCTCTCGACCAGGACCGTGACAAGGCCGCGGAGGCGCTCGACCAGATTGCCGAGCAGTGGCGCGACGGCTACGCGGGCATGCTCTGGGACCTTATCCGGTTCTACCCTCCGCCGCGCGATCCGGCGCCAGCGTTCTCGACGGATCCGACCGACCCCACTAATCAGACCCGCGAGTTGGAGCCGCCGCCGGTAGAGTCGCCCGGTACGCGGGTCTGGCGCGACCTGATGGGGTTCCTGGAGGACCAGACAGGCCAGCGATTCCGCGGCAGTCTCGTGCGCGCGCACCAGTGGATCTGGGCCCAGCCGTACGATCCGCACCCCGACTACCCCTTCTTCAAGGGCGTCTGGTACCGCGAGATAGACCCTGCGTTTGCCGACTTCTTTCCTCCCGGCACGGAGACGTTGATTCGGCTCGACGAGATTGACTGGGGCGGCGTTCCGGTCAACGGCATTCCTCCGCTCGAGTACTCCGAGTACGTCGGCGCGAACGACGATGCCGCCGACTACCTGGACGACGACGACATCGTCTTCGGCATCGCCGCCGGTGGAGAGATGCGAGCCTATCCGAAACGAATCCTGGCGTGGCACGAGATGGCGCTCGACCAGGTCGGCGGCATCGAGTTGACGATCGTCTACTGCACGCTCTGCGGTACGGTCATCCCGTACGAGAGCGTTGTCGATGGCCGGCACATCAAGTTCGGCACGAGCGGCCTGCTCTACCGGTCGAACAAGCTGATGTTCGACCATGGCACCAAGAGCCTGTGGAACACGTTCGAGGGGGTGCCGGTGGTGGGTGCGCTGGTGGGCAGCGGACTCCGGCTTACGCATCGCGCCGTAGTGACCACGACGTGGGGCGAGTGGCGGCGGATGCACCCCGGGACGACGGTGCTCACCCTCGCCACCGGCCACGAGCGGGACTATGGCGAAGGCGTGGCGTACCGCGACTATTTCTCGACGGATGCGCTGATGTTCCCCGTTCCGGACCTGGACGACCATCCGGACGGCGAACTGGACAACAAGGACGAGGTGCTGACGCTGCTGCTCGAGGATGCGGCCGGACAACGCCAGCCGCTTGCGATTTCGACGGAGTTTCTCGAGGACAACCGGCTCCACCCGGAACAGCATGCCGGTCGGCGCCTGCTGGTGGTGACGACCGGGGAGGGTGCGAACCGCGTCTTCGACCCGGGCGACAGCAACTTCGTCCGGCTCGAGGGCGACCTCGTGGTGGTGGACGCGGACGGCGGGCGATGGCAGGTGACGGAGGATGCACTGGTGCACGCGGACAATCCGTCCCGGCGCCTCCCGCGGGTGGCGGCGCAGCGGGCGTTCTGGTTCGGCTGGCGGGCCCAGTTCCCGGAGACCCGCCTGGTGCGCGACTAG
- a CDS encoding peroxiredoxin yields MKLLWTLTLAAAVLALGATGAQAQDLQVGDDAPAFDLPGSDGNTHSLGQYAGRTVVLAWFPKAFTGGUTAECKSLRESSDQLQQFDLAYFMVSVDDAQTNREFAESLGADFPILSDPGKGVARAYGVVNAERELPFRWTYIIGADGKILSIDKDVTPNTAGADLVADLTRLDVPRQ; encoded by the coding sequence ATGAAGCTACTCTGGACCCTGACTCTGGCGGCGGCGGTTCTTGCGCTCGGCGCGACCGGCGCCCAGGCGCAAGATCTGCAGGTGGGTGACGACGCGCCCGCCTTCGACCTGCCGGGGAGCGACGGAAATACCCACAGCCTCGGGCAGTACGCCGGACGCACCGTCGTGCTGGCGTGGTTCCCGAAGGCCTTCACCGGTGGTTGAACGGCCGAATGCAAGTCGCTGCGTGAGTCCAGCGACCAACTTCAGCAGTTCGATCTGGCGTACTTCATGGTGAGCGTTGACGATGCGCAGACGAACCGGGAGTTCGCCGAATCGCTCGGGGCCGATTTCCCGATCCTGAGCGATCCCGGCAAGGGCGTGGCCCGGGCCTACGGCGTCGTTAACGCCGAGCGGGAGTTGCCGTTCCGGTGGACATACATCATCGGCGCGGACGGCAAGATCCTCTCGATCGACAAGGACGTGACCCCCAACACGGCGGGTGCGGATCTCGTGGCGGACTTGACGCGGCTGGACGTTCCGCGTCAGTAG
- the tatA gene encoding twin-arginine translocase TatA/TatE family subunit: MLALLGPVGPLELIVILAIVILIFGAKRLSGLGKGLGQAIRGFKEEVRIDEKAQSSEASSSSSSRSSD, encoded by the coding sequence ATGCTCGCGCTGCTTGGGCCGGTCGGTCCGTTGGAACTGATCGTCATTCTCGCCATCGTGATCCTCATCTTCGGTGCGAAGCGGCTGTCAGGCCTCGGCAAGGGGCTCGGTCAAGCGATTCGCGGCTTCAAGGAAGAGGTTCGCATCGACGAGAAGGCGCAGTCCTCGGAAGCGTCATCGTCTTCTTCCTCCCGGTCATCCGACTGA
- a CDS encoding DASS family sodium-coupled anion symporter: MTDKTTARNPDVQATEAAQARFDAARRRVGLILGPALFVLLLLAPLEALTPEGQRLAAVTALVVVFWTTEALPLAVTALLGPVLAVILRVAPVGTVLAPFAHPLIFLFIGSFILAQALFVHRVNERIAYAVLSLRMIGARPTRILIAYGALAAFLSAWMSNTATTAMLVPIGISLVVFMESAGDLPKRYATALMLMTAYGCSIGGMATPVGTPPNIIAIAAIQEQLGVRISFVEWMLFAVPITVVFMAIVFVYLNWAGRTGIREIPGAEKIIAERRAALGPWKPGERNAIIAFGVTVSLWVGPGLLPLVLGREHPFAVAVLGSMPEAVAALTGAILLFLLPISRTERSTLTWKQAAQIDWGTILLFGGGLSLGTLSGATGLAQVVGEGITGLVPSNDVVPITIAATLFTVVLSNTMSNTAAANIAVPIVIAIAVAAGVDPIPPAIAAALGASVAVVLPVSTPPNAIVYASGRIPITKMIQYGLLMGFLAIVLVPIVTLAVLSVVRG, translated from the coding sequence ATGACCGACAAGACCACAGCCCGCAACCCGGACGTGCAGGCGACCGAAGCCGCGCAGGCCCGTTTTGACGCGGCCCGGCGGCGGGTCGGGCTGATCCTCGGTCCCGCGCTCTTCGTGCTGTTGCTCCTAGCGCCGCTCGAGGCGCTGACGCCGGAGGGACAGCGTCTGGCTGCCGTCACGGCGCTGGTTGTCGTTTTCTGGACCACCGAGGCGCTGCCGCTTGCGGTTACCGCACTGCTCGGACCGGTGCTCGCGGTCATTCTGCGCGTGGCGCCGGTCGGCACCGTACTGGCGCCATTCGCCCACCCGCTCATCTTCCTCTTCATCGGAAGCTTCATCCTGGCCCAGGCGCTGTTCGTTCACCGCGTGAACGAGCGGATCGCGTACGCCGTGCTGTCGCTCCGCATGATCGGCGCCCGGCCGACGCGAATACTGATCGCGTATGGCGCCCTCGCCGCGTTCCTGTCCGCCTGGATGAGCAATACCGCGACGACCGCGATGCTGGTACCCATCGGCATCTCGCTCGTCGTCTTCATGGAGTCGGCCGGCGACCTTCCGAAGCGTTACGCAACCGCGCTGATGCTGATGACGGCGTACGGCTGCTCGATTGGCGGCATGGCGACCCCGGTCGGGACGCCGCCCAACATCATTGCGATTGCCGCGATTCAGGAACAGCTCGGCGTCCGGATCTCGTTCGTCGAGTGGATGCTCTTTGCCGTGCCGATCACGGTCGTGTTCATGGCCATCGTCTTCGTCTATCTCAATTGGGCGGGACGGACCGGCATCCGCGAGATCCCCGGCGCGGAGAAGATCATCGCGGAGCGCCGGGCGGCGCTCGGGCCCTGGAAGCCGGGCGAGCGGAACGCCATCATCGCCTTCGGGGTTACGGTCTCGCTCTGGGTCGGTCCCGGTCTCCTGCCGCTTGTGCTGGGCCGTGAACACCCGTTTGCCGTCGCCGTGCTCGGAAGCATGCCGGAGGCGGTCGCCGCGCTGACCGGCGCCATCCTGCTGTTTCTGTTGCCGATCAGCCGGACCGAGCGAAGCACGCTCACGTGGAAGCAGGCGGCGCAGATCGACTGGGGCACCATTCTCCTGTTCGGCGGCGGGCTCTCGCTCGGTACGCTGTCGGGCGCGACAGGCCTGGCGCAGGTTGTGGGCGAGGGAATCACGGGCCTCGTTCCTTCCAACGACGTCGTACCGATCACCATCGCCGCGACGCTCTTCACGGTAGTGCTTTCGAACACGATGTCGAACACCGCCGCCGCGAACATTGCCGTGCCGATTGTCATCGCCATCGCGGTCGCGGCCGGCGTAGACCCGATTCCGCCGGCCATCGCCGCCGCCCTCGGCGCGTCGGTCGCGGTCGTCCTCCCGGTCTCGACGCCGCCGAACGCCATCGTCTATGCCTCTGGCCGCATACCGATCACCAAGATGATCCAGTACGGCCTCCTGATGGGCTTCCTCGCCATTGTGCTCGTTCCCATCGTCACGCTCGCGGTCCTGTCTGTCGTTCGCGGCTAG
- a CDS encoding chloride channel protein has protein sequence MSASDLLERVGGALARISSRLSVWRWARVWLRSSFLPEQNYLIILAVVVGVLTGLGSVGFIYVLEMVADFARGPVASLFDRFGAAQLVLLPALGGLMVGPLVQRFAKEAKGHGVPEVMTALARFGGYIRKRVVTVKVIASSLTIGFGGTAGREGPMVQIGAAIGSIVGQWTRLTTTDLRTLVSCGAAGGVAATFNAPIAGAIFSMEVLIGRIRTDFLLVLLTSLSSCLVARYFLGNFPAFMAPTYSLVSPAEVPLYFLMGTIMGAAATAYVRMLYWSEDVFGRWRFPEWLKPAVGGLMVGLVIRFFPEVYGSSFEAIESALWVRFDADLLWWLFIAALVANCATLGSGGSGGVFAPSLYMGAMLGGVFGSFAHAWFPDWTAGSGAYAMVGMAAFFAAAAKAPTTAIIILFEMTNDYRIMLPLMAAVVGSVYISHRYSPFSIYTLRLHRRGIPFPYVDTEQRPTSEEAPATSGRTPPETAGA, from the coding sequence GTGTCTGCATCAGACCTCCTGGAACGCGTCGGCGGCGCGCTCGCGCGGATCAGTTCGCGGCTCTCGGTCTGGCGCTGGGCCCGTGTCTGGCTGCGGAGTTCGTTCCTGCCGGAGCAGAACTACCTCATTATCCTGGCCGTCGTCGTCGGCGTCCTGACCGGCCTCGGGTCGGTCGGCTTCATCTACGTCCTGGAGATGGTCGCCGACTTCGCGCGCGGACCCGTCGCATCACTCTTCGATCGTTTCGGCGCGGCGCAACTGGTTCTCCTGCCGGCGCTTGGCGGATTGATGGTCGGCCCTCTCGTGCAGCGCTTCGCGAAAGAGGCGAAGGGCCACGGCGTGCCGGAGGTGATGACGGCGCTGGCGCGTTTCGGGGGCTACATTCGCAAGCGGGTGGTGACGGTCAAGGTAATCGCTTCCTCCCTCACCATCGGCTTTGGCGGCACCGCCGGCCGTGAAGGTCCGATGGTTCAGATCGGCGCTGCCATAGGGTCCATCGTCGGGCAGTGGACGCGGCTGACCACGACGGATCTCCGCACTCTGGTGTCCTGCGGCGCCGCCGGCGGGGTGGCGGCGACGTTCAACGCGCCGATTGCCGGCGCCATCTTCTCGATGGAGGTCCTGATCGGCCGGATCCGGACCGATTTCCTGCTGGTGCTGCTCACCTCGCTCAGCTCGTGCCTGGTGGCCCGCTACTTTCTGGGGAACTTCCCGGCGTTCATGGCGCCCACCTACAGCCTGGTGTCGCCGGCGGAAGTCCCGCTCTACTTCCTCATGGGGACCATCATGGGGGCGGCGGCAACTGCCTACGTCCGCATGCTCTACTGGTCGGAAGACGTGTTCGGCCGGTGGCGGTTTCCCGAGTGGCTGAAGCCGGCGGTGGGCGGCCTGATGGTCGGTCTGGTAATCCGGTTCTTTCCGGAAGTGTACGGTTCGAGCTTCGAGGCGATTGAATCGGCGCTCTGGGTCCGGTTCGACGCCGACCTGCTCTGGTGGCTCTTCATTGCGGCCCTCGTCGCCAACTGCGCAACCCTCGGCTCGGGCGGGTCGGGTGGCGTGTTCGCGCCGAGCCTGTACATGGGGGCGATGCTGGGCGGTGTCTTCGGGTCCTTCGCGCACGCCTGGTTTCCTGACTGGACGGCCGGTTCCGGTGCCTATGCGATGGTGGGGATGGCCGCGTTCTTCGCAGCGGCCGCGAAGGCGCCGACCACGGCGATCATCATCCTCTTCGAGATGACGAACGACTATCGGATCATGCTGCCCCTGATGGCGGCCGTGGTGGGGAGCGTCTATATCTCGCACCGGTACTCGCCGTTCAGCATCTACACGCTGCGGCTGCACCGGCGCGGAATCCCGTTCCCGTACGTCGACACGGAACAGCGGCCTACGTCGGAGGAGGCGCCGGCGACCTCCGGGCGTACGCCTCCCGAGACTGCCGGGGCGTGA
- a CDS encoding cytochrome c, which produces MSAARMNGRVTVTVAAAALLLAATGAFTLHAAAQQKTTMDSVYTAEQAMRGLESYQQECAQCHLDDLLGDGIAPALIGAPFHFRWSDLSVGDMVVAIRTTMPQGAPASLSPQAYVDIVAYMLEVNDFPAGDTELPTDQTELESIIISQESQ; this is translated from the coding sequence ATGAGCGCAGCACGGATGAACGGCAGGGTGACGGTGACGGTCGCAGCGGCGGCGCTGCTCCTGGCAGCGACAGGTGCGTTCACGCTGCACGCGGCAGCGCAGCAGAAGACCACGATGGACTCCGTCTATACCGCGGAGCAGGCGATGCGCGGCCTGGAGTCGTACCAGCAGGAATGCGCGCAATGCCACCTGGACGACCTGCTCGGCGACGGTATCGCCCCGGCGCTGATTGGCGCGCCGTTCCACTTCCGCTGGAGCGACCTGTCGGTGGGCGACATGGTGGTCGCCATACGGACGACGATGCCGCAGGGGGCTCCCGCGAGCCTCAGTCCGCAGGCTTACGTCGATATTGTCGCCTACATGCTCGAGGTGAACGACTTCCCTGCCGGCGACACGGAACTTCCGACCGACCAGACCGAGCTCGAGTCGATCATCATCAGCCAGGAATCGCAGTAA
- a CDS encoding vitamin K epoxide reductase family protein, whose protein sequence is MTIAIALLAAAGFAIASYFTAVAWRWTPADARWIPRVCRMDERTCATVIFTRDARVFGPPNSLLGQVYYVALMAGAALGILGDPWVWRLCVASSLATVGLGIYLSYALLVVLRVPCPLCFASHGINASLCCLLLFLPAPD, encoded by the coding sequence ATGACGATCGCGATCGCGCTGCTCGCCGCCGCCGGCTTCGCGATCGCCAGCTACTTCACGGCGGTCGCCTGGCGGTGGACGCCAGCCGATGCGCGCTGGATCCCCCGTGTTTGCCGGATGGACGAGCGCACGTGCGCTACGGTCATCTTCACTCGGGACGCCCGGGTGTTCGGGCCGCCCAACTCGCTGCTGGGGCAGGTGTACTACGTGGCGCTGATGGCGGGCGCGGCCCTGGGTATCCTGGGCGATCCGTGGGTCTGGCGGCTGTGCGTGGCGAGCAGCCTCGCAACCGTCGGGCTGGGCATCTACCTCAGCTACGCGCTGCTGGTCGTGCTGCGGGTACCCTGTCCGCTCTGCTTCGCGTCGCACGGAATCAACGCGTCGCTCTGCTGCCTGCTGCTCTTCCTGCCCGCGCCGGACTGA
- a CDS encoding S9 family peptidase: MTRHILMTIRRAVGATLLLLVLGSGAQPLHAQSDIDRFAADIDRKAERDRIFRELSEGVISMRKSTYASRADGLEIPFYVFEPLRVRGPRGHAALVWIHGGVHGDLDPTYFPFIREAVARGYVIVAPEYRGSTGYGRTHHEAIDYGGHEVEDCLTALDEMRDRMPYVDPERVGVIGWSHGGFIALHSVFRDQGAFSAAAALVPVSNLVHRLSYKGPRYERLFVAQERIGGRVHERRDVYVERSPVFQVERLETPLLVHVADNDRDVNFEEAQQLIHALEYHKPELAETRIYHDPPIDQFGGGHRFNRRVDPDRGYQRVDSPQQRDSWNRIWTFLEWHLQPYRDTFR; this comes from the coding sequence ATGACAAGGCACATTCTCATGACGATTCGTCGCGCCGTCGGCGCAACCCTCCTGCTGCTCGTCCTGGGCTCCGGAGCCCAGCCGCTCCATGCCCAGTCGGATATCGATCGCTTTGCCGCCGACATCGATCGCAAGGCGGAACGCGATCGGATCTTCCGCGAGCTGAGTGAAGGCGTGATCTCCATGCGGAAATCGACCTACGCCAGCCGCGCCGATGGACTGGAGATTCCCTTCTACGTATTCGAGCCGCTCCGCGTGCGCGGACCGCGGGGCCATGCGGCTCTCGTCTGGATTCATGGCGGCGTCCACGGCGACCTCGATCCGACCTACTTCCCGTTCATCCGGGAAGCGGTGGCGCGCGGCTACGTCATCGTCGCGCCGGAGTACCGCGGCAGCACCGGCTACGGCCGGACGCACCATGAGGCCATCGACTACGGCGGTCACGAGGTGGAGGATTGCCTGACGGCGCTCGACGAAATGCGGGACCGCATGCCGTACGTCGACCCGGAGCGCGTCGGCGTCATCGGCTGGAGCCACGGCGGCTTCATTGCGCTTCACTCCGTGTTTCGCGACCAGGGCGCCTTCAGCGCGGCGGCGGCGCTGGTGCCGGTCAGCAATCTGGTCCACCGGCTGTCGTACAAGGGGCCGCGGTACGAGCGGCTCTTCGTCGCGCAGGAACGGATAGGCGGCCGGGTGCACGAACGGCGCGACGTTTATGTCGAGCGCTCACCGGTGTTCCAGGTCGAGCGACTGGAAACGCCACTGCTCGTGCATGTCGCCGACAACGACCGTGACGTGAACTTCGAAGAGGCGCAGCAGCTCATCCACGCGCTGGAGTACCACAAGCCGGAGTTGGCCGAGACCCGCATCTACCATGATCCGCCGATCGATCAGTTCGGCGGCGGCCACCGGTTCAACCGGCGGGTGGATCCCGACCGGGGCTACCAGCGCGTGGACAGCCCGCAGCAGCGCGACTCGTGGAACCGGATCTGGACCTTCCTCGAGTGGCATCTGCAGCCGTACCGCGACACGTTCCGGTAG
- the hisC gene encoding histidinol-phosphate transaminase, whose amino-acid sequence MSRFRPAVERLDPYVPGEQPPDDAAVVKLNTNENPYPPSPRALEAIRTADPDALRRYPQPMADDFRRAAGDALGVDPDWILAGNGSDDLLTMLFRAVTGPGRPVAYATPTYVLYRTLAAMQEAPVMEARYDEAYAVPVDTLVAARAALTIVAHPNSPSGTAATPDELAELAERTTGVLAVDEAYVAFADHDALDLVRRHDHVLVLRTLSKGHGLAGLRIGYGVGRPDLLAGLARVKDSYNVDALAARAGAAAIRDTDYTSRTVARIRASRDRLIARLNGLGCRVWPSEANFVLVRPPGGDAGRLHEALRADGILVRYFAEPGLDDKLRITVGTDPQHERLTAALARLIG is encoded by the coding sequence ATGTCCCGGTTTCGCCCCGCCGTCGAGCGTCTCGACCCCTACGTCCCCGGGGAACAGCCCCCGGACGACGCGGCGGTCGTCAAGCTGAACACGAACGAGAACCCGTATCCGCCGAGCCCGCGGGCGCTCGAGGCGATCCGAACGGCGGACCCCGACGCGCTGCGCCGCTACCCGCAGCCGATGGCGGACGACTTTCGCCGCGCCGCGGGCGATGCGCTCGGTGTCGATCCGGACTGGATCCTGGCCGGCAACGGGAGCGATGACCTGCTGACCATGCTGTTCCGGGCCGTGACCGGTCCGGGGCGGCCCGTCGCCTACGCGACGCCCACGTACGTGCTGTATCGCACGCTTGCGGCGATGCAGGAAGCCCCGGTGATGGAGGCGCGCTACGACGAGGCCTACGCCGTGCCGGTCGATACGCTGGTGGCGGCGCGCGCCGCCCTGACGATCGTCGCCCATCCCAACTCGCCCAGCGGTACCGCCGCGACGCCGGACGAACTGGCGGAGCTGGCCGAACGAACCACCGGCGTGCTGGCGGTCGATGAAGCGTACGTCGCGTTCGCCGATCACGACGCCCTCGATCTGGTCCGGCGGCATGACCACGTGCTCGTGCTTCGCACGCTGTCGAAAGGCCATGGACTGGCGGGCCTCCGGATCGGCTACGGCGTCGGGCGCCCCGATCTGCTCGCCGGCCTGGCCAGAGTAAAGGACAGCTACAACGTCGACGCCCTGGCGGCGCGCGCCGGGGCCGCGGCAATCCGCGACACCGACTACACCAGCAGGACCGTCGCGCGCATCCGCGCATCACGCGACCGGCTGATTGCACGGTTGAACGGACTCGGTTGCCGGGTATGGCCGAGCGAGGCCAACTTCGTCCTCGTACGGCCTCCAGGCGGTGACGCCGGCCGCCTCCATGAGGCGTTGCGGGCGGACGGTATCCTTGTGCGATACTTCGCGGAACCGGGTCTGGACGACAAGCTCCGTATCACCGTCGGAACCGACCCGCAGCACGAGCGGCTGACGGCCGCGCTGGCGCGGCTCATCGGATGA